From Micromonospora rhizosphaerae, the proteins below share one genomic window:
- a CDS encoding CU044_5270 family protein: MFGEERTRTLLKPIDPARHSTIAPPRLSARDLINRAEVVAEPIAHRRQARPTRRLVLTAGTLAVAVGAAAIAQTFGPSNPDTSEIVSPPGADPGVVLVPVAYGAGARDAGSQLRALASRLIDSEYDNRTGRYMYHHTKTWGDPVMTSPDGRHHVAFADETKVWQAADGTGKQVTTQLEPQYPDQESRDYWQRNLKPKAAASATPAPDNMPLPPMDLAPLPSSRAQLNEMLKVRFGAGAVSKEVSTVYGRYVVPRQTRAEILRVLADVPGFLWRGQVTDRVGRKGLAITFDDREHNQQSLLIFDPNTGDLLAHERLTLSPIRMNAYQVILDTAWTDRLN; this comes from the coding sequence ATGTTCGGAGAAGAGCGAACCCGCACCCTCCTCAAGCCGATTGACCCGGCCCGGCACAGCACCATCGCACCGCCCAGGCTGTCGGCACGCGACTTGATCAACCGGGCTGAAGTTGTCGCGGAGCCCATCGCCCATCGCCGTCAGGCACGCCCGACCCGCAGGCTGGTTCTGACGGCCGGGACGCTGGCCGTAGCGGTCGGCGCCGCAGCAATCGCCCAAACCTTCGGCCCGTCCAACCCGGACACCTCGGAGATCGTCAGTCCACCCGGGGCGGATCCGGGGGTGGTGCTCGTGCCGGTTGCGTACGGCGCTGGCGCCCGTGATGCTGGGAGCCAGCTGCGCGCGTTGGCGAGCAGGCTCATCGACTCGGAGTACGACAACCGCACCGGCCGGTACATGTACCACCACACGAAGACGTGGGGCGACCCAGTGATGACGTCCCCCGACGGTCGCCACCACGTCGCTTTCGCGGACGAGACCAAGGTCTGGCAGGCGGCCGACGGGACCGGTAAGCAGGTCACGACTCAACTTGAGCCGCAGTATCCAGACCAGGAGTCCCGGGACTACTGGCAGCGCAACCTCAAGCCCAAGGCTGCCGCCTCCGCCACCCCCGCTCCCGACAACATGCCCCTGCCACCGATGGACCTCGCGCCGCTGCCGTCGAGTCGGGCACAGCTGAACGAAATGCTCAAGGTCAGGTTCGGCGCTGGCGCCGTCAGCAAGGAAGTCAGCACGGTGTACGGGCGGTATGTCGTTCCGCGTCAGACGCGCGCTGAGATCCTGCGGGTCCTTGCTGACGTGCCTGGGTTCCTGTGGCGGGGACAGGTGACCGATCGGGTGGGCCGGAAGGGCCTAGCCATCACCTTCGACGACCGCGAGCACAACCAGCAGTCCCTCCTGATCTTCGACCCCAACACCGGCGATCTGCTCGCCCACGAGCGGCTAACCCTCTCGCCGATACGAATGAACGCCTACCAGGTAATCCTCGATACTGCCTGGACCGATCGACTCAACTGA
- a CDS encoding RNA polymerase sigma factor gives MGPPGKRDEDWFTRVYAADYGQVVKYGQRRLADMEAAAELAQEVFVIAWRRRREVPDRSLPWLYGVARRLLANEWRARRAAPNVLPITDAGLLQKPGSSGADATVGVADLQAALATLTDLDQEILRLVGWEELTVAEAAQVLGCTRTTAAVRLHRARRRLNDAMSYRPGSPAQQPVLASPRKVM, from the coding sequence ATGGGTCCACCGGGGAAACGCGATGAGGATTGGTTCACCAGGGTCTACGCGGCCGATTACGGACAGGTTGTGAAGTACGGCCAGCGCCGGCTTGCCGACATGGAAGCGGCGGCTGAACTTGCTCAGGAGGTGTTCGTCATCGCCTGGCGGCGTCGCCGCGAGGTTCCGGACCGCAGCCTGCCCTGGCTGTACGGGGTGGCTCGGCGCCTGCTTGCGAACGAATGGCGAGCTCGGAGAGCTGCGCCGAATGTACTACCGATTACCGACGCTGGCCTTCTGCAGAAACCGGGCTCGTCTGGCGCCGACGCGACCGTGGGCGTGGCCGATCTTCAGGCCGCCCTAGCGACCCTCACCGACCTTGATCAGGAAATCCTCCGGTTGGTCGGTTGGGAGGAGCTGACGGTTGCCGAGGCCGCCCAAGTCCTTGGCTGTACCCGTACCACCGCCGCAGTGCGCCTGCACCGCGCCCGTAGACGCCTCAACGACGCGATGTCGTACCGACCTGGATCGCCGGCGCAGCAGCCGGTGCTGGCTAGTCCTCGAAAGGTTATGTGA
- a CDS encoding winged helix-turn-helix transcriptional regulator, producing MPVQRGYRQACGVARGLDIVGERWSLLVVRELLLGPKRFTDLQQALPTASPNALSDRLRELADAGVVRRRQLLPPGNVRVYELTAWGRGLEPIVVALGTWALAAPPTVEQVFVSVDSAMLSIRTFFVPGPERPEAMLRIELRDHGPAGVFGVRLTSTGAEVAHEPPEEPDAVLVTTTDALLAAFGSDDLAGLVAARAVIIGDPEVVRHLVAGVRVPGATDQSSKAPPAKANRG from the coding sequence GTGCCGGTCCAGCGGGGTTATCGGCAGGCGTGCGGCGTCGCGCGTGGCCTCGACATCGTGGGGGAGCGGTGGTCGCTGCTCGTGGTGCGCGAGCTGCTGCTCGGGCCGAAACGGTTCACCGACCTCCAGCAGGCGCTCCCGACCGCCAGTCCGAACGCACTGTCCGACCGGCTGCGCGAGCTGGCCGACGCGGGCGTCGTACGCCGTCGGCAGCTGCTTCCGCCGGGCAATGTGCGGGTCTACGAGCTGACGGCGTGGGGTCGCGGCCTCGAGCCGATCGTGGTCGCGCTTGGTACCTGGGCGCTGGCCGCCCCGCCGACCGTGGAACAGGTCTTCGTGAGCGTGGACAGCGCCATGCTGAGCATCCGCACCTTCTTCGTGCCGGGGCCGGAGCGGCCCGAGGCGATGCTCCGGATCGAACTGCGCGACCACGGTCCTGCCGGCGTCTTCGGCGTCCGCCTCACGTCGACCGGCGCCGAGGTCGCCCACGAGCCGCCCGAGGAGCCGGACGCCGTCCTGGTCACCACGACGGATGCCCTCCTCGCCGCCTTCGGCAGCGACGACCTGGCCGGGCTCGTAGCGGCCCGCGCCGTCATCATCGGTGATCCCGAGGTCGTCCGCCATCTCGTCGCGGGCGTGCGAGTCCCGGGCGCCACAGATCAAAGCTCAAAGGCACCTCCGGCCAAGGCAAACCGGGGGTAG
- a CDS encoding DUF899 family protein: MNEEELHAHATGPPLTDRETWQKQLDELRLREKAHTREGDAIAAARRRLPMVEVDATTRLVGADGPVPLLDVFEGRTQLFASYHMWHPGRPAADQCEGCTFFTGQVLELSYLHSRDVTFAVFCQGPFEETSRYRDFMGWEAPWYSVPAESLDSLVAGRAFGMKACYLRQGDRVFETYWTTGRGVEAMAPSYGLLDMTVYGRQEDWEDSPEGWPQRFRTDGDQFRLDGRPTSQWSRLAAGRNDDLGASGPAGSEHQCCH, translated from the coding sequence CTGAACGAGGAGGAACTCCATGCCCACGCCACCGGCCCCCCGCTCACCGATCGCGAGACCTGGCAGAAGCAGCTCGACGAGCTGCGGCTCCGTGAGAAGGCGCACACCCGGGAGGGCGACGCCATCGCCGCCGCCCGCCGGCGGTTGCCGATGGTCGAGGTCGACGCAACCACCCGTCTGGTCGGTGCCGACGGCCCGGTGCCCCTGCTCGACGTCTTCGAGGGGAGGACCCAGCTGTTCGCGTCGTACCACATGTGGCACCCGGGCAGGCCGGCCGCCGACCAGTGCGAGGGCTGCACGTTCTTCACCGGCCAGGTGCTCGAGCTGTCCTACCTGCATTCGCGCGACGTCACGTTCGCGGTCTTCTGCCAGGGGCCGTTCGAGGAGACCTCGCGCTACCGCGACTTCATGGGCTGGGAGGCGCCCTGGTACTCGGTGCCCGCGGAGTCGCTCGACTCCCTCGTCGCCGGGCGCGCGTTCGGGATGAAGGCGTGCTACCTGCGCCAGGGCGACCGGGTGTTCGAGACCTACTGGACCACCGGGCGGGGCGTCGAGGCGATGGCGCCGTCGTACGGCCTGCTCGACATGACCGTCTACGGTCGCCAGGAGGACTGGGAGGACTCGCCGGAAGGCTGGCCGCAGCGCTTCCGGACCGACGGCGACCAGTTCCGGCTCGACGGCCGGCCCACATCGCAGTGGTCGCGCCTCGCCGCCGGCCGTAACGATGACCTCGGCGCCTCCGGGCCCGCCGGCAGCGAGCACCAGTGCTGCCACTGA
- a CDS encoding tyrosine-type recombinase/integrase: MHRNAAKSVRPPAMRQIERRALTVNEAKRLLDVLRGHRLEALYVYASTVGLRRGELLGLAWSDIDFDAGTLTVRQTVQRAGGRLQLLAPKTERSRRTVPVPAQTLALIRAHRRQQAADRLAAGERWQDHGLVFPSRVGTPRDPDHIDRTWHNIRAAAGLDWLRLHDLRHACATFLLVFGASPRTVMKVLGHSQIGLTMNTYAHVLPEVERAAVDEAAKQLFG, encoded by the coding sequence GTGCACCGCAACGCCGCCAAGTCGGTCCGGCCGCCGGCCATGCGTCAGATCGAGCGGCGCGCCCTGACCGTGAACGAGGCCAAGCGGCTGCTCGACGTGCTGCGGGGTCACCGCCTGGAGGCGCTGTATGTCTACGCATCGACGGTCGGACTCCGTCGCGGGGAACTGCTCGGGCTCGCCTGGTCGGATATCGACTTCGACGCCGGCACCCTGACCGTTCGGCAAACCGTCCAGCGCGCCGGGGGGCGGCTGCAGCTCCTCGCACCGAAGACGGAGCGGTCCCGGCGGACAGTGCCGGTGCCGGCCCAGACGCTCGCGCTGATCCGGGCTCATCGTCGGCAGCAAGCCGCAGACCGTCTGGCGGCGGGGGAGCGGTGGCAGGATCACGGGCTGGTCTTCCCGTCCAGGGTGGGAACGCCCAGGGACCCGGACCACATCGACCGGACCTGGCACAACATCCGGGCGGCGGCCGGCCTCGACTGGCTGCGTCTGCACGACCTGCGGCACGCCTGCGCGACCTTTCTGCTCGTCTTCGGGGCGTCACCGCGCACGGTCATGAAGGTCCTCGGGCACAGCCAGATCGGATTGACGATGAACACCTACGCGCACGTCCTGCCGGAGGTGGAGCGGGCGGCCGTCGATGAGGCCGCAAAGCAACTCTTCGGCTGA
- a CDS encoding septum formation family protein: MRRGRFLAAVAALITVALAGCGSTPPGTDGDLTDDWRPVGKAEQFAPKVGDCHVIADSTSYLTSYQPVDCTKTHLVETIHLGTFTGALAERPTPPPIGSAAIRPAFAECDVKATAFVGGDWRGARLTIQVVPPSPAGWAGGSRWFRCDMYELDTVDGGTYRDHPNDHAIQRSASLRDALKGQSRLAYGCLTEDEWGSLQQASCGNGHEYEYVGAWTAPDGRYADADRDEDNVHARCRTMVARYAKVPVDGKLRYRTGTAYRLPSEEAWTRGDRGVRCFYWSGGEKVTRSIKGGGTRALPIR; this comes from the coding sequence ATGCGACGGGGGCGGTTCCTGGCGGCGGTGGCCGCCCTGATCACGGTGGCGCTGGCGGGTTGCGGCAGCACCCCGCCAGGCACGGACGGCGACCTGACCGACGACTGGCGGCCGGTCGGCAAGGCCGAACAGTTCGCCCCGAAGGTGGGCGACTGCCATGTCATCGCCGACTCGACCAGCTATCTGACCAGCTACCAGCCGGTCGACTGCACAAAGACGCACCTGGTCGAGACGATCCACCTGGGCACCTTCACGGGCGCGCTCGCCGAACGGCCGACCCCGCCGCCGATCGGGTCGGCCGCGATCCGGCCCGCGTTCGCCGAGTGCGACGTCAAGGCGACGGCGTTCGTCGGCGGCGACTGGCGAGGCGCTCGGCTCACCATCCAGGTGGTGCCGCCGTCGCCGGCCGGGTGGGCGGGCGGCAGCCGTTGGTTCCGCTGCGACATGTACGAGCTGGACACGGTGGATGGGGGCACCTACCGGGACCACCCCAACGACCACGCGATCCAGCGCAGCGCCAGCCTCCGCGACGCGCTCAAGGGCCAGTCCCGCCTGGCCTACGGGTGCCTGACGGAGGACGAGTGGGGCAGCCTCCAGCAGGCCAGCTGCGGCAACGGACACGAGTACGAGTACGTCGGGGCGTGGACCGCGCCGGACGGCCGGTACGCGGACGCCGACCGGGACGAGGACAACGTCCACGCCCGGTGCCGGACCATGGTTGCCCGGTACGCCAAGGTGCCGGTCGACGGCAAGCTGCGCTACCGCACCGGTACGGCGTACCGGCTGCCGTCGGAGGAGGCGTGGACCCGGGGCGACCGGGGTGTGCGCTGCTTCTACTGGTCGGGCGGGGAGAAGGTGACCCGGTCGATCAAGGGCGGCGGGACGAGGGCGCTGCCGATCAGGTGA
- a CDS encoding tyrosine-type recombinase/integrase, with product MIRANRRQQAADRLAAWDRWQDHGLVFPSKVGTPRDPDHIDRTWHKVRAAAGLDWLRLHDLRHACATFLLVFGASPRTVMKVLGHIQIGLTMNTYAHVLPEVERPAVDEAAKQLFGRLRCTEAVVIDSWGSDKRPTWGDGGAPGRIRTCGLAISRRSERAGRGAVLLLSPSVTVGCRRRWLAVWAVRMAVRHAAADHLIRRFPRPCLSRPMPSAWSWSSSARQLDRSRPVRSSPPRWLPSVAPRLSAWESDKIGSGYRVPPG from the coding sequence CTGATCCGGGCTAATCGTCGGCAGCAAGCCGCGGACCGTCTGGCGGCGTGGGATCGGTGGCAGGATCACGGGCTGGTCTTCCCGTCCAAGGTGGGAACTCCGAGGGATCCAGATCACATCGACCGGACCTGGCACAAGGTCCGGGCCGCGGCTGGCCTGGACTGGCTGCGGCTACATGACCTGCGGCACGCCTGCGCGACCTTTCTGCTCGTCTTCGGGGCGTCGCCGCGCACGGTGATGAAGGTGCTCGGGCACATCCAGATCGGATTGACGATGAATACCTATGCCCACGTCCTGCCGGAGGTCGAGCGGCCGGCCGTGGATGAGGCCGCGAAGCAGCTCTTCGGCCGACTTCGCTGTACGGAGGCCGTGGTGATCGACTCATGGGGGAGCGACAAGCGGCCGACCTGGGGTGACGGTGGTGCGCCCGGCAGGATTCGAACCTGCGGCCTTGCGATTAGCAGAAGATCGGAGCGGGCTGGTAGGGGAGCCGTTCTCCTGCTCAGCCCGTCCGTCACTGTCGGATGTCGTCGGCGTTGGCTGGCGGTCTGGGCTGTACGGATGGCTGTACGACACGCAGCTGCTGACCATCTGATCCGTAGATTCCCAAGACCATGTCTAAGCCGTCCGATGCCGTCCGCCTGGTCCTGGTCCTCAAGCGCTCGGCAACTCGATCGGTCCCGTCCCGTCCGGTCCAGCCCGCCCCGGTGGCTCCCAAGCGTGGCTCCCAGACTGTCAGCTTGGGAATCGGACAAGATCGGTTCGGGATACCGGGTCCCGCCTGGTTGA